The Pithys albifrons albifrons isolate INPA30051 chromosome 5, PitAlb_v1, whole genome shotgun sequence genomic interval TCctatttctgaatttatttttagacCTCTTTGACATTTACTAATTTCAAGTGAGTGAAAAATATCCATTATTTTCAGTAATGCAGGATTAAGCTTTAGTTGAGCAACAAACAACCATCTTCTTAGTTTTAATTCAAAAGATAAACAAATCACCAAAAAGCTTTTATGAACTCTAattcttaaaagaaacaaatacatgAGGCAGAACTTCCCAGTGGATAAAAAGTACATACTACTTACATCTGAGCATCTAATATCTGCAATAATAAAGTTTCTCTACAGTGGTAATATTCCAGCATCACACAAAAAACCAGTTATTTTGCTCATGTAGTTACAATACAGTGTAACTACCAGATTGTGCATAGGAATGataaaaaatgttataaaaagaGGACTgttattaaatgaaatatttgcaagAACTGgtacatttataaaaatatctctgagccttttttctgtatgttttatCTTCAGTAATTTCCTATTTATTCTATATTTAAAACCTTACCATCCTGTGATAGCCAggaataattattaaaaaagcaatggataactgaaaagaaaacttgaTATTTAGGTGGGCAGTTGGCGGATTATTGCATATGCTAATCTATCACAATCCAGTTTACATGCACAACATATTTATGCAATTTACAGGTAGCTGAGAAAGACTGAAAGCCAGCAAGGCATTATGTTAGTAGCTCCCTAGCATGATATTGCTTTGTACATGGCAAATTATGAATGCAGAGTGCACCAAAGTACAGTATTTATCCAGTGTAGTAGTAGATACTTCAACGGTATTTTGATGGAAGATAGTTCTAAACTGTACCTTTCTAAGTGATAACTCCACATTTGTGTCTGCACTGAAATTGTATTTGGCAACAGCTTCTCCAATCTCTCCAAtctgggcagggggaggtggCCTGGCAGGCTGTGCTTTTTCTGGGGGGGAAAGtttctaaggaaaaagaaaacccacagaTTTTCATCATTCTCATGTGGTTTTTGGACTTTAATCACCCAAAttaattaaagaattaaaacagaGAACAAACCTCAACATAAGAAATTGGGAATATTCCAACTCTTCCATGGTGTTCACCCTCATACCAGTTTTGATCAATTTTCCTGAGGATATAGACAGTATCTCCTTTCTTAAAGGACAGCTCTCTGTAACAAATTTATTTATATCAGATGTTTATAGCTTTACACTGAACTCTCCTACCTGCCTAGTTCCTGAGGTCTTTACAGTTTGGAACTGAACCGGAATGTAACAGCTaaacatttgaagaaaaagtGTCATGGCTGTGGTACATTTACTAGTTGATCACAccacataaaatgaaatgattCAGATTTATAAATCCCATGTAATACCTGTAAGTTCTATAGGCCTATTTTACACTGTGATTCCAAGGAAGTGTTGCTAGTTACTACCAGAGTATAGCAGAGTATAGCATCTGCTATCTGTTTTTCTTATGGACCACTGTTGCCTTGGGATAGACCAATACACATTCTGCAGAATGCCTGTGTATGTTAAGACAGACAAGAAGGTGTTGAAGCAttataaagaatttttataAGCCCATTATCTATGACActattttaagcattttaacCTGTGTAACCTAAATAGAAATCACAACAAATGGAAAGCATTCAGTGTGTGACCCTCAGGACCTGTGCTCTAGAAGGCTGAAGATGCACAGCCATTCATGTGTTCCAACAAATACAAcgaaaaatataataatttgcaacatttttattacagCATTAACTTTTCACACAGTTTGCTAATGCAGGGACTACTGTGACAGCAAGTGGGGTCCTCATTTCCATGGCATTTCCTGTTGAAACTGGCTCAAACAGCAGTTAAGCTGCTACAAGTGCTAGAAAGAGTTTGCTTGAATTATGAATTCTTAAATGAACAAAAGTCTAGTACTTACTTAGAAGTCTGAGCTTTAAAGTCATATACAGCTCTAGCTGGCAGTTTCTGAAAAGTAGGCAAAGTGATTAATACATTCAGGTAATATTACTATTTGATAAACATGTTTCAACTTTTAAAAAGGTGATCAagattcaaaaagaaaaggatgtgCTTTACCATGGTTCTTGCAGAAACAGGCAATTAAATATatgcctttcattttttaaaggcaGTTAGGTGTTTGGGACTTggttttctgaaaacagaaatagcaGCTAAATTTTAATATAGGCtgcttttcaattttatttttaagagaactaccaaagtaaacaaaaaagtGAACTATGCCAATGTAACTTGTAGGCAACTAGCTTTCTAGGTACCATGTAAATTCACATACTTAAAATTCTGTAGTACTTTAGATGCCTTCTCTGTTAAACTTATCTTTAGGTTCATTTCAATTGCAAACACTGCATCGCGTCTATACATATATAAAGGAGAAACTGCTCTGACAGTTGGAAATCATTTGGAGTATTTTCAATTTCTATAATCACATTCCTAGGTTTAAGAAAGTTTGAGAAACACAGGACTGGAGGTGATCTCCTGAGTCATCTGTGCACCTCTCTTGCTAGCACAGGCAATCACATTATATCAttcctttcatatttttatcAGGTTCTATCACCAAGTACATGTAATCTCAGTactgtttcaaaaataaatctgtagaATAGCCCTACATCTCCTCACCTGTGTGACTGACACTTAAACTTTCACTGTTTTCAAAGCTCTGCTGAAAACATGAACTGTGATCCAACCCAAGAGCCTCACTCATCTAGTGTCTGCATCTGACAAGTAACCAGATACTTCAGAGGAAGGCAAGAAGTGATAAGCAGTATTTCATGAGGGTATTTGGTAAAGTGATTTAGGAGTTCTCTGAAAGTACTTGCACAGATTAGattgctgcattttaaaatatttctctctagGATATTATAGTGATTAGCATGAGCTGATTATGCTATTTCTGAGAAATACTATTTGTAACAATATAAGGGTGCATctttttgtaaaagaaataaaaaaggacttGTAAATTTTGCAATTTACCTTTATTCCAGGTGTTCTGGACTGGGTTCTCTCCTTTCTCGTCTTTAAAGGCTAGCAAATTTAGCATACCTAGAGCACTATCTTCACTATAATAAAAAAGTCCCTAAAGTTATTACAGGGATCTTGTCAACTTGAATTTtctaatattaataaaattttccATTACAGGTCTCCTTCAAATAAGATAGCCTaaatttgaaagcatttttctgttCCCTCCTTTTGTTAAAAACAGTCTTTAGGCAGGAGGTGATATTAATATCAACTGTAGCTAAGCCCTTTTCACTCCAGATTTCAGTACAGCTGGTACTGTAACTACTAAAGCAAATGACAGACAAAAGGGGATAATACTAAAAAAACAGTGGAGCTGACTGAAcacaaaatactttgaaatgtACAAAACATACTGGAAATTGAGAAGCCTTTCTACTTTCATCTGTTCAAATTGCAGTGATCTTAAAAGCAGCTTGTAATTTAAGTATTTGATGTATTTTTGAATTGAAGTAATTGAAAATTAACAGGATTCTTTAAAAGGAACACACGAGATGGCTCCGGAACATTTTTTACCTCTATTTTGTAATGcgtaggctttttttttgtttttgtgtaaATGAATTCAGATTCTTAATCAAATTGCAGCAATATGAACATGTCAGTGGGATGCAAATGGATCTGAATTCAGTTCTAACTGTAACACCATTTAGCAAAATAAATAGTCCAGAGCAAAACCTTACATACTACCAATTAAAATACAGTCCTCTCTTACACTgccattattttaataaaaatcaatcaAAAATATTAGCAATCCATGATGTGCAGATGTTGGTTAATTTTAATGTATGTTATGATTGAATAAAATCCCTGAAGCCTGTTTGGAACACATTTACAGTTCTAGACCTATAAGTATTCTTAAGATACTGAGTAATATACTTAATTTTTCAATGTGTACTTTCCAGTGATACTTTGTGTTACTTTAACGATCGTATGCATGCTTCCATTTCCTCTTCCAAAGCACTAATACAAGTAATCAGTATATAATTACAATCACCAACTGTTACAGACATTACCTTTTGCTCTTAAGAGAAGTGTTTTTGTCTAACATGCCAACAACAGTggttctctttaaaaaaaaaaccaaatggtGAAATATAGATGTTTTATATTAGTTTCGAAACTACAAAGGCATTGTCTTCGTGTAATGCTTTGGGTCTCAAAAAAGTCATATCTGTGCTTCCCTGTTCCAAATACCCACTCTGGTGAACTTTGACACAGTCTATCAATGACTAGTAAATTTATGTCCATATCTATTTAATAATAAAGAACACAGTTTATATCACAAAGCttgatattattttaatttctttaccttaatgaaaaagaaaaatgttgtccCATTTAATTACAGGATAAGTAACTGTACCTTTGATCTGTATTATTACAGTGTCTTAAAACCAACACAAATCTTGTCTCAAATGTGCTACCAATTTTCCATATGGGTATTGTTGAGTTATTTATGTTGTTTCAGTACCTCTTTGTCTGTAGTTCCTCTTCTCTCCCTTGAAGTACATCGTCCCACATCAGTGAAAGCAGAAGAATAGCTTCCAGGAGACTCCTGGtctactgaaaacaaaaattatgtgAAACCACGATCAACACAACCATTCAAATCTGTGATGCTGCTTGGTTTCATTAGGGGGgtgaaaatatattgaaaactATTATTTTACCTTTAATAGAAAGAAAAGCACATGATATGATGACTAAGTGcacctttaaagaaaaaaaaagatactaaCTCTTAAGTAAAGGCAAAGGCTGTTCTCTGATccacagcagaagaaaatatatgAGAGAGGATCAAGAGAGCAAAATGATGCCTCACTATACAAAGGGATGCACCCCTACTGGGCCAAGTGAAAGACATGACAGCCGTACTGTCAGGTTGCATGACACTGTTTCGGAATGCCAACAATATACACGTTATCACATGCACAAAACATGATTCAAGCATGCTTCAATGAGGAAATAGTGAAGTAACATTGTTTCCTCCTAAGTGATCTAAGATGCATTTCTACATTACCAGGGGCACATGTTAGGCAGCACAAGggaatttaaaaagaagttatttcatAAAAACAACTCTATATTAAGAGATGGAATACAAATCACTACTCACCAATCTATGTGGCAGACTAGTTTAAAGCACAATTTACCAATGTTTAATACAGGATGGTGAATatcttttcatgttttaataagaataaaatcaaaatctTATACACTCTATAGCTCTGCAAGTTGCCCATGTGAAATAAAAGTATAGTGGAACTATTTCAGACCAGAGGATGAAATGACCTGTCTCACAACTTCTGAGAAATACTGTTTTAGTCTCCTAATGCCACAGTGATACTTGCTAGTGAAAATACATGATGGATGGTAGCCTTCCTTTGACTTCATTCCCACAATCTGTTCTTACCGAGCTCATACATTTCTAAAGGAGtacaagtggaaaaaaaccaaaccaaactgaaaaCATCTCATCCATTATGGTGGGGTCTTACAGAAGAAAGATGTAAATCATCTCTAGTCACCTGTTAGCTAAACCAAAAAACCTGATGCTACTGATAAATAcattggagagaaaaaaaatgagataaCTGCATTATTTATGCCATTGTTTGCAAGCATGTAATCCCAACAAGGTTATTACAGTCCCAGTTTTGGACAGGTTTCTTGACATGGCATGTATTCCTGAATGAATATCTATGCTCACTGCATAAATCTAAATCTATAATGCCTCCAAACATatctattatatttttttctttaatctgtaGCAGAAAGGGAAGCACATGGGAAAGGAGTGAAAATGCAGAAGCTTTcaatttcctttatttctctgtagCTCCTTATGCAGTCAATGTTGGtagttttcagtgttttttttgcTATGACCTTAGGGTCTCTGTGCGGGTAGTGGCTGTAAGAGACACACAGAGATCCAGCAAACAGGAAACTATTAAAAGCAGAGCTCAGTCATGTCTCATGTTGATGGAAATCAATGGAACATTCGGCTTTATTCATGCTCCATGCTACTTTAGGTATATTAACGTTGGCAGAGTGTATCACTTCCTCAGGCCAGAACCCTTCACAGCTTCAGAAGCTGTTAGAAGTCCACTCTAATATATGATCAGTGCAATTTCCAACAGCTTCAGTCTCACCATGTAGTACTGTCAGCCAGGGTTAATCATCACCAGGCCTCAGGTATGCCTAATTCAATTCTGAACTGTGTTATATAGCCCTTTGTTACCCAATTTTCTCTTCTACATATGTCTATTATAACTAGTTAAGAAGAGATGGTAACAACCTCAACTCCAATTTCTcttgaaatacatatttactATTGTGCTACTTGCAAAAGTCACACAAAAAGATGTGAGAATAAAGATAAGATGGGTGTGAtcaaataatttatatattaaagattttcttttctacaaTCATTTGGGATTTCAAGAATAGCTTTGTAATGTCATTAAATTCTAAAAATGTTCTGTCTAAGGACTCTATGTCTAGAAGCAGAAATCTTTAACTAAGAAATGGTACcatttaaaaagagaagtgaaCTACAGACTTGCCAAAGAACACAGCTTTGTGCACTCCTGCTATGGATCTAGTTTGTTGCTTTTAATAATAGAAggttaaactttaaaaaaattttaggaTCAAGTAgtattttttgagaaaaaaaaaagaagcagaacaaCAAACAACTCAAAGAAGTAACTTTAACAATAGATTCTTCATACCCTGACAATTTCAATCAAGTTTTGATTATTGAGAACTTCCTTTCTAAGAGGACAGAAAATTCTCAGATACATTAAAATTCTATGAAAAGAACTAGTTTCGCTGCCACAGAAATTGGAAATCATATTCTTTGAACAGTGGAAATGGAAACTTCCTAAAATGACCTTAACATCTATTCACAAAAAGTAATATAAAGCAGTAGATTTATATGAAAACAGAATCAACTATGAAACTGACAGAATTAACAGCATTTTTATCACTGAGATTTAACAAAATTACAACATATTTTAgatgcagatttttaaaaaataatgtaggAAGTGTTATTTGCATATTGTTTTCAGTTTGATCAGCATCTTAAGATGCATGAATTccctttctgtaaaatatttttcttgggaAACAAACCACCAACATCATCGTAATTTATAGAACTAATAATCAATTAATTGAAATATCCTGTTACTTCAGTTGCCCTTATTACTGTATTTTGTGAATAGATAGCAAATTTATCTATCTTCAACACCTATGTGAAAATGACATTCTTCATGAAGAATTTTGTGGGATTACAACTTCTTACAGATGACACAAAAATGGAATGAGAAAGGGTGGGAAACACAGAGAGTAAGGTTGGATAAGTCAATCACAAGGATAGAGGAAGAAAGTTAATCCACCTTGGAAACACAGTGCACTATCATTGTTGTTAGTTGCATCCATGTCTGGAAAAGAGGCACTAAGAGGTAATCTTCCACAATCATTCTGGTACAGTGGACAATGGATAGCACCATCTTGAGGCAGTGGATGAAAAGGCTGGTGCATGGGACTCTTTTTCAGAGCTTTAAGAGATGAATTCCTTTCTGGAATGTCTGGAAGCAGCTCAGTAATAAGTCTGTGTAATATACTGTTATCGGGCAAGCTTCCCCGccttttttcagctttaatttGGTCACAGATGTCTTTAAGTGCAGAATCAAGTGCTTCAAATACAGATgacttgcattttttcttttcagtttgttttttagGAGCTGCACTTTTTTTCCTCCGGAAAGGCACTGGACTGACCAGGAATGCTATCTTAGAGAGGCCAGATTCTGCTTCCTGTCTACTTGGATCTCCAGTGGTTTCTTGTTTAGCCCTTTCATGTTTTAGCATGGTGGTGAAGCGGGTGTAGGATGCTGGGCATCGCCCTTTGCAGGAGCTGATGAGATGcctgtggtggtggtgatggtggtggtggtgatggccTGATCCATAAAAGCTTTCTGACGATGTGAAGGAAAAGTGATCAAAGTCACTTTCACTACAAAAGGATGAACCCTCTATCTGGATAAAGTCACTGACATCAGAAACCACTCCATCTTGATCACTGTCTGAAAAATCTACATGTGATCGTTGTGGCTCATCACTGGTCACTTCAATATGAATTGGCACCAGGGTTTTAGACTTGTAGCTCTGTTGTACCTGAGAGGGATGTCTGACTGGAGTTTCTTCTTCCAGCAAGGATTCGATAGAAAATCGCCTCTGTGGACACATGCCATTTTTTGGAGGCTCTATTGTAGCTGTTGACAACATTTCATCACCAAGGTTCGGCATTGATTTTGacttctgaattaatttttcaaattcagATATTCTGGTTGGCACCATGTCTCTGGGCACCTCTTCAGTAGAAGACTCTCTCCAGCCTTGAAGAATACCTTTGTGCTGTTCATTTTCATACTGCAGTATTCTGGATTTCACAGAACAAATCACCTCAGAATTCATCAAGTCCTTACGATTGATACGATGCATCTTTTTGTACATTTTCAGGAAACCTGGAGCATCATGGGCAGATCTGTGACGAACTCTTGACCTACCACTACCACGGCCCTCAACATATGGGGAGTTCCAGTTCATTGAGCAAACTTCTTTGGAGTCCTCCTCACATAACAGAGAGCCCATGCTTTCAGCCTTGGCCTGTGCATCGGGAAAGCTATCACGATCATCTGTTAACAGATCATCACAGCTACGGGATTTTCTCTTTGGAGAAGCAGTTtcttctgtgctgctccagaCTTCTGCATTTTGGCGAGTCATTTGCCAGCCATTCTTGTAGCTGATTGCCCTTCTTGAATCATTTGGAACAGCTAAATGTTGTCTGTAAGTGCTACAGTAATCTAATTCATTTGAGGTGTTGTGGTTGTGCACTGAATAACTTAAAAGGGATGGATATACTTTGCTAATATCCCCACCTTTATAATCCATAGAGCAGCATGGTAAAAAAGAGACATTGCCAGAAATTAAAAGATTCAGAAAGTTAGAATTAGCATCAGTAAGTATTAGAAGAACTAGAAAAGAGATAGCAATTAGTGCATCTATCAGATTGTCAGTACATAGTTTTCTAGagcctgggacagcagagctaGTAATTAAGTTATTTTCCAGCTGTAAAAATGCACTCACAACAATttgaatgacaaaaaaattccttatGAATTATGGAGATGTTatcccctctgccacccccacCACCAAAGCAACATAAAAAACCAAGAGTTAATACTGATTTTTTAGCAGGTTGACAGACAATAAAAGCTGCCAAGCAATTAAAGATGAAACCAAACAACAAATATAGACCTCAGTCAAATATTGACTTTTCCAGCATTCTGAAAGAAGCTGTTCAGAATTTTTAAGCTGTATAATGCTCAGAGAGTTCACAGCATCTGCATATTCTAAGATAGTTCAAATAAAGATGCATCTGTATATTAAAGATCAAATAGGAAATTTCTCCCAGTTTTTCACAGGTAGCCCACTCCTGTATGATAGGACTGAAGGGAGTGGTATTTTCTACAGCTTATGGAGGGCAGAACAAGGTGGCTCAGGAACTCCTATACAGGTATAAAGGAAGATGTATCAGTTGACTGAGCCTAACAAGCATGTAGAAGAAATGATAACTTAGATTGAATTCCACAACAAGCCGGAGATTTCAAGCAAGTTTTAAGACATATTTTATCCACATATTAGATCTAAAAGTCACTATGAGAAAAATTTGGAACTGTAGTCTGTAATAATTGCACTGAACTTTCAAAAATGCTACCACATGTCAACATTCAGTTCGGGAAGGATGCTTCAAAAAGCTCAGTCTGCTTTCTAGAAAAAATTGTATCTGGACCAGAAACCAAAACACTTGACTTCAAAATTCATGCTGACCAAACAGTTTATAATGTGctcctttttaaataaatttgttgatttaaaaaaatactgacaaTCTGTAGGTGTCATAATGCTGGGAGAGAATGGAGCAACACTGCTAGGTCACCTTCCAAAAGTCAATTAGCTATGCAGATATTCTTAAAGGAAGGattttcaaacacagcaagCGTTTAAGTCATGGTAAGTGCTTATTATTGGTGGCGGAGTCAAAGGTACATGCAGGGAAATGGAGTTTATCAGCTTTTTACTCCCTGGCCTGGTACACAAAATGGATGATTTTAtccaattttaaaattactgctaTAACACTGCATTTAAGATACATTTCCTTTTCAACCACTTCACTCGTGATATTCCTCACTGCTTTTTTGTTGCATTCTGTTGCAGCCTGGATAGTATATTCTTTTCAGTGGGAATTTACAGAGATATACTGATTAGTATAGCTACAAAATAGAGCAATTAagtgaataataataataatttaagtAGAAGGAGACATATTGTATACAGTATTAATCTCTATATTACTTCCATCATATGTTTTACTGGAAGCCTTTTGTCTTTCTAGAAAAATCcacccaaaccaccaaacccaaATCAACAACAGATTCTGTGTTCTCTTTTCTGGAGAGATGTGAAAAACAGTAATAGAATGGTGAGCTACTTGCAAAAAAGAAGCTATTTAGATTGTATCAGCTGTAGTAAATACTtctaaaaatttacaaaataaaaaatcagactACGGATGTTTGCTTGATTAAATTAGGTCCTGAAAACTGTCAATGTCTAAGACATCAGCTATAGATTTAAAAGGTCTACTATCCTGGACACACATGTTCAGTCTTATAGGTCATTTGTCTTGTTTTACTTTCTCAATGTATTAAAACTAGTTTTAAAATCACAATTAGCTACTAAGAGAGCAGTTGAGTTAATAAAATTTATGCGTTTATGTATTGTGGTAGAATTCACAGCCTTCATTTAGtcaattttcttttgttagaaCAAGCAGTTGAAACTGGAAAATCCTCGTTACAAACCCAGATTTTCAGCTTAAAGTTACACACATAAGAATAACCAAGTTAGCCTTTCATGAAAGGCCCAAAGCTGGTGCTCCATATCACATCTCCTGGGAAAACACACTGAACAACAGTAGGCAGTTGCACTTTCTACCAATGTGTTGTATGATACACTACCAGTAACAAATACCTCCTCTTACCTTTTGCTCTGGATGGAGAAGAAGGAGACGAGCTAGTTAAAGGCTTTCTAAGGGTGGTACATGGCCCTTGTGTGTCTGTAGCACCCAGGTCAGGTCTATTTGCATTCTGATCACTGTGTGCCCTCTGATGACTCACAGCAGGTTCTGACTTCCTTCGCTTTCTGTAGTCACTTGCAGTACTTGCAGAACTACAGAAAAAAGCAGTATCAGAAGCAGTCTGAGATCAGAATTCAGGAATTTAAAATGTAAGCTCATAATTATATTACTggtttataaattaaaaaatgccagAACAAATACATCAAAAATACTTAAAGGGAAGAAGCGCTGGTCTCACACATCTTACAgcatatttcagaaaaagataATTTGTTCTTCACCTGATTATTTGAAAGTTTTATACAAAACTGCtattgcattttctttgaaataaatgcataaagTTTTTTAGACTATTTGTTGGAACTAGAATTTCAGCGCAAAGataggaaaaagagagagaccaAGACCAGTTGAGGCAGCATGGTCAGGgaaacacagcactgagggTCCTGCAGGCAGTAAGCTTGAATGATTGATTACTGCTGTTGAGACAGAAGCTCAGGCATGTAAGCGGAAAGACCCAGAACACAGTGTGGTTTATTTTGAATGTAAACAGTAAGTCCTTgtaaaactaataaaaaaatctacacaTCAGTATCAAAATACGAACACCTTCTCCATGCATCTCTCTATTTTGTCAGGAGCTTGCAAGGTGAGTGTTAAAATCTGACTTTTCACACCATCCGTGATTTCAGGTCCCAGAGGAGAGCCTCAGGCTGGATAATTGTGCCTCCTGAAATAATGGACAGTATTTCTTACCTAGAGGGCCTGTCCAGGCCTCTGTCTGTTGAATAGTGATGGTATAAGGAAGTCTGTGAAAACAAATACATGGACCTGTTAAGTGTCTGTATTTGAAGAAAAGACTGAcaatttttgcttatttttgatTACTCTTTGTTACTGTGACAAATCCTATAAAAACAGACCATGATGATTAACATCCTGGGCACTCTGGCACAGATACTGTGACATTTCATGAGAATAGTTatacagcttttaaaaagcattgcttaatttaatttccttttctacttagtaacttttttcctttaaagcaCTGCTAAATAGTGATCCAAAATCATGGTTTTCTATGCACTTTTCAAAAATAGACACAGAACAGCTGAAACAAATCTTTACTGTAAATAacacaaaaatctgaaaataatttcttcatgtGCAAGTGAGGTCTGCAAAGCTTTTCCTCCCCCTGTAAAGTTACTCACCCAAATCCCACAATCAATTACAGCCAGAAACTTCTGTAATTCCTATAATGTTTGTAGCCACACTTTATAATCCTGGTAAGAGCAGTTCTTATCACAGAACATCAGTCATTGCTTATGAAGTTACAGAAGTAGCTACT includes:
- the SORBS2 gene encoding sorbin and SH3 domain-containing protein 2 isoform X3, with product MENNVTYYAVLYRRINKNPIGGHKTQAYEKSEDFCSKSSSVKMNTGSDSQSPDSAWRSYNNGSRETLNGDASSSSLSAKGFRSVRPNLQDKKSPTQAQITVNGNSGTGASPVSHFQRPFSPPSAYPPPASLNSNIVIMQHGRMMESTEMYSQHVQNVGSTTTTSTIPICRSSEEEKKITVIKAPHYAGIGPVDESGIPTAIRTTVDRPKDWYKTMFKQIHMVHRPDDDTDWYNTAYAYGTGSYSPSFSAQAHPAAKTQTYRPLSKSASDSSSDAFKVSSPLPPPVVPPVPPHRLRQRSTPEKNDWDPPDRKVDTRKFRSEPRSIFEYEPGKSSILEHERPTSLYHHYSTDRGLDRPSSSASTASDYRKRRKSEPAVSHQRAHSDQNANRPDLGATDTQGPCTTLRKPLTSSSPSSPSRAKGGDISKVYPSLLSYSVHNHNTSNELDYCSTYRQHLAVPNDSRRAISYKNGWQMTRQNAEVWSSTEETASPKRKSRSCDDLLTDDRDSFPDAQAKAESMGSLLCEEDSKEVCSMNWNSPYVEGRGSGRSRVRHRSAHDAPGFLKMYKKMHRINRKDLMNSEVICSVKSRILQYENEQHKGILQGWRESSTEEVPRDMVPTRISEFEKLIQKSKSMPNLGDEMLSTATIEPPKNGMCPQRRFSIESLLEEETPVRHPSQVQQSYKSKTLVPIHIEVTSDEPQRSHVDFSDSDQDGVVSDVSDFIQIEGSSFCSESDFDHFSFTSSESFYGSGHHHHHHHHHHRHLISSCKGRCPASYTRFTTMLKHERAKQETTGDPSRQEAESGLSKIAFLVSPVPFRRKKSAAPKKQTEKKKCKSSVFEALDSALKDICDQIKAEKRRGSLPDNSILHRLITELLPDIPERNSSLKALKKSPMHQPFHPLPQDGAIHCPLYQNDCGRLPLSASFPDMDATNNNDSALCFQVDQESPGSYSSAFTDVGRCTSRERRGTTDKEKLPARAVYDFKAQTSKELSFKKGDTVYILRKIDQNWYEGEHHGRVGIFPISYVEKLSPPEKAQPARPPPPAQIGEIGEAVAKYNFSADTNVELSLRKGDRVILLKRVDQNWYEGKIPGTNRQGIFPVSYVEVIKKNTSKSVDDYPDPPIPQSYSSDRIHNLSSTKANLKREIFVMGKPPRSPVMTIRSCSSPVRGHSYSHRPQRPVLSHENIHSGGEPFQALYNYTPRNEDELELREGDVIDVMEKCDDGWFVGTSRRTKFFGTFPGNYVKRL
- the SORBS2 gene encoding sorbin and SH3 domain-containing protein 2 isoform X5, with product MENNVTYYAVLYRRINKNPIGGHKTQAYEKSEDFCSKSSSVKMNTGSDSQSPDSAWRSYNNGSRETLNGDASSSSLSAKGFRSVRPNLQDKKSPTQAQITVNGNSGTGASPVSHFQRPFSPPSAYPPPASLNSNIVIMQHGRMMESTEMYSQHVQNVGSTTTTSTIPICRSSEEEKKITVIKAPHYAGIGPVDESGIPTAIRTTVDRPKDWYKTMFKQIHMVHRPDDDTDWYNTAYAYGTGSYSPSFSAQAHPAAKTQTYRPLSKSASDSSSDAFKVSSPLPPPVVPPVPPHRLRQRSTPEKNDWDPPDRKVDTRKFRSEPRSIFEYEPGKSSILEHERPTSLYHHYSTDRGLDRPSSSASTASDYRKRRKSEPAVSHQRAHSDQNANRPDLGATDTQGPCTTLRKPLTSSSPSSPSRAKGGDISKVYPSLLSYSVHNHNTSNELDYCSTYRQHLAVPNDSRRAISYKNGWQMTRQNAEVWSSTEETASPKRKSRSCDDLLTDDRDSFPDAQAKAESMGSLLCEEDSKEVCSMNWNSPYVEGRGSGRSRVRHRSAHDAPGFLKMYKKMHRINRKDLMNSEVICSVKSRILQYENEQHKGILQGWRESSTEEVPRDMVPTRISEFEKLIQKSKSMPNLGDEMLSTATIEPPKNGMCPQRRFSIESLLEEETPVRHPSQVQQSYKSKTLVPIHIEVTSDEPQRSHVDFSDSDQDGVVSDVSDFIQIEGSSFCSESDFDHFSFTSSESFYGSGHHHHHHHHHHRHLISSCKGRCPASYTRFTTMLKHERAKQETTGDPSRQEAESGLSKIAFLVSPVPFRRKKSAAPKKQTEKKKCKSSVFEALDSALKDICDQIKAEKRRGSLPDNSILHRLITELLPDIPERNSSLKALKKSPMHQPFHPLPQDGAIHCPLYQNDCGRLPLSASFPDMDATNNNDSALCFQDQESPGSYSSAFTDVGRCTSRERRGTTDKEKLPARAVYDFKAQTSKELSFKKGDTVYILRKIDQNWYEGEHHGRVGIFPISYVEKLSPPEKAQPARPPPPAQIGEIGEAVAKYNFSADTNVELSLRKGDRVILLKRVDQNWYEGKIPGTNRQGIFPVSYVEVIKKNTSKSVDDYPDPPIPQSYSSDRIHNLSSTKPQRPVLSHENIHSGGEPFQALYNYTPRNEDELELREGDVIDVMEKCDDGWFVGTSRRTKFFGTFPGNYVKRL